A single region of the Gossypium arboreum isolate Shixiya-1 chromosome 12, ASM2569848v2, whole genome shotgun sequence genome encodes:
- the LOC108479559 gene encoding mitogen-activated protein kinase 9-like isoform X2: MGGSGSLVDGVRRWFQRRHLIPSSSNQQNNNIIIDHHDTSSSSSTTLTLTQKQSQESTADIVVQDFDFSSLRLVKVPKRHYFPVSSMDSHKKGALEKEFFTEYGEASRYQVQEVIGKGSYGVVASAIDTHTSEKVAIKKINEVFEHVSDATRILREIKLLRLLRHPDVVQIKHIMLPPSRREFRDIYVVFELMESDLHQVIRANDDLTPEHHQFFLYQLLRGLKYIHAANVFHRDLKPKNILANADCKLKICDFGLARVSFNDAPSAIFWTDYVATRWYRAPELCGSFFSKYTPAIDIWSIGCIFAEMLIGKPLFPGKNVVHQLDLMTDMLGTPSAESISKALADPYFYGLANVDREPTTQPISKLEFEFERRKLAKDDVRELIYREILEYHPKMLQEYLRGGEQTSFLYPSGVDRFKRQFAHLEEHYGKGERSTPLQRQHASLPRERVPAPKEEKVAENNDTVSKSRFSDGSENTDAEGENGLSKPNSSARSLLKSASISASKCVVVKEKNESMEQTIAEADDEIVDVLSQKVAAINA, encoded by the exons ATGGGGGGAAGTGGAAGTCTCGTGGACGGTGTTCGTCGCTGGTTTCAACGTCGCCATTTGATTCCTTCTTCTTCGAatcaacaaaataataacattatCATCGATCATCATGATACTTCTTCTTCATCCTCTACTACTCTAACCCTCACTCAAAAACAATCACAAGAATCAACGGCTGATATTGTCGTTCAGGATTTTGATTTTTCTTCCTTGAGGCTTGTTAAAGTTCCTAAGCGTCATTACTTTCCTGTTTCTTCCATGGATTCTCACAAAAAG GGTGCACTTGAAAAGGAATTTTTCACAGAGTATGGAGAGGCAAGTCGATATCAAGTTCAGGAGGTCATTGGAAAAGGAAGTTATGGGGTTGTTGCTTCTGCAATTGACACCCACACTAGTGAAAAGGTTGCAATAAAAAAGATTAATGAGGTCTTTGAGCATGTCTCTGATGCGACACGAATTTTGAGAGAAATCAAGCTGCTAAGGTTGCTTCGTCATCCGGATGTTGTACAAATAAAACATATTATGCTCCCTCCATCTCGACGAGAATTTAGAGATATTTATGTAgtttttgagttgatggaatctGATCTTCACCAAGTAATTAGAGCCAATGATGACTTAACTCCTGAGCaccatcaattttttttatatcaGCTTCTTCGTGGTCTGAAGTATATACACGCAG CAAatgtattccatcgagatttaaaACCCAAGAACATCCTTGCTAATGCTGATTGTAAGTTGAAGATATGCGATTTTGGGCTTGCACGAGTATCGTTTAATGATGCCCCATCAGCAATTTTTTGGACC GACTATGTAGCAACTCGTTGGTATCGGGCTCCTGAACTCTGTGGATCTTTTTTCTCCAAA TACACTCCTGCAATTGATATATGGAGCATAGGATGCATATTTGCTGAGATGCTTATAGGAAAACCACTATTTCCTGGAAAAAATGTGGTGCACCAATTGGATCTAATGACCGATATGCTTGGCACACCTTCTGCTGAATCCATATCAAAG GCATTAGCTGATCCGTATTTTTATGGTTTGGCAAATGTGGATCGTGAACCAACCACCCAACCTATTTCAAAACTAGAATTTGAGTTTGAGAGAAGGAAACTAGCAAAAGATGATGTCAGAGAGCTGATTTATCGAGAG ATATTAGAGTATCATCCGAAGATGCTGCAAGAGTATCTTCGGGGTGGGGAGCAAACCAGCTTCTTGTATCCAAG TGGTGTTGATCGGTTCAAGCGACAATTTGCACATCTGGAGGAACATTATGGTAAAGGCGAAAGAAGTACTCCACTTCAAAGACAGCATGCTTCTTTGCCTCG TGAACGAGTTCCTGCTCCCAAGGAAGAGAAAGTTGCTGAAAATAATGATACGGTTTCAAAGTCTCGGTTCTCGGATGGTTCAGAAAACACAGATGCAGAAGGGGAAAATGGCCTTAGCAAACCCAACTCTAGTGCTCGTAGCCTATTGAAGAGTGCTAGCATTAGCGCCTCTAAGTGTGTTGTTGTGAAAGAGAAAAATGAATCAATG GAGCAAACTATTGCTGAAGCCGATGATGAGATAGTCGATGTCTTGTCTCAGAAGGTTGCAGCTATCAATGCGTGA
- the LOC108479559 gene encoding mitogen-activated protein kinase 9-like isoform X1, whose protein sequence is MGGSGSLVDGVRRWFQRRHLIPSSSNQQNNNIIIDHHDTSSSSSTTLTLTQKQSQESTADIVVQDFDFSSLRLVKVPKRHYFPVSSMDSHKKGALEKEFFTEYGEASRYQVQEVIGKGSYGVVASAIDTHTSEKVAIKKINEVFEHVSDATRILREIKLLRLLRHPDVVQIKHIMLPPSRREFRDIYVVFELMESDLHQVIRANDDLTPEHHQFFLYQLLRGLKYIHAANVFHRDLKPKNILANADCKLKICDFGLARVSFNDAPSAIFWTDYVATRWYRAPELCGSFFSKYTPAIDIWSIGCIFAEMLIGKPLFPGKNVVHQLDLMTDMLGTPSAESISKIRNEKARRYLSSMRRKQPVPFSHKFPNVDPLALCLLERLLAFDPKDRPTAEEALADPYFYGLANVDREPTTQPISKLEFEFERRKLAKDDVRELIYREILEYHPKMLQEYLRGGEQTSFLYPSGVDRFKRQFAHLEEHYGKGERSTPLQRQHASLPRERVPAPKEEKVAENNDTVSKSRFSDGSENTDAEGENGLSKPNSSARSLLKSASISASKCVVVKEKNESMEQTIAEADDEIVDVLSQKVAAINA, encoded by the exons ATGGGGGGAAGTGGAAGTCTCGTGGACGGTGTTCGTCGCTGGTTTCAACGTCGCCATTTGATTCCTTCTTCTTCGAatcaacaaaataataacattatCATCGATCATCATGATACTTCTTCTTCATCCTCTACTACTCTAACCCTCACTCAAAAACAATCACAAGAATCAACGGCTGATATTGTCGTTCAGGATTTTGATTTTTCTTCCTTGAGGCTTGTTAAAGTTCCTAAGCGTCATTACTTTCCTGTTTCTTCCATGGATTCTCACAAAAAG GGTGCACTTGAAAAGGAATTTTTCACAGAGTATGGAGAGGCAAGTCGATATCAAGTTCAGGAGGTCATTGGAAAAGGAAGTTATGGGGTTGTTGCTTCTGCAATTGACACCCACACTAGTGAAAAGGTTGCAATAAAAAAGATTAATGAGGTCTTTGAGCATGTCTCTGATGCGACACGAATTTTGAGAGAAATCAAGCTGCTAAGGTTGCTTCGTCATCCGGATGTTGTACAAATAAAACATATTATGCTCCCTCCATCTCGACGAGAATTTAGAGATATTTATGTAgtttttgagttgatggaatctGATCTTCACCAAGTAATTAGAGCCAATGATGACTTAACTCCTGAGCaccatcaattttttttatatcaGCTTCTTCGTGGTCTGAAGTATATACACGCAG CAAatgtattccatcgagatttaaaACCCAAGAACATCCTTGCTAATGCTGATTGTAAGTTGAAGATATGCGATTTTGGGCTTGCACGAGTATCGTTTAATGATGCCCCATCAGCAATTTTTTGGACC GACTATGTAGCAACTCGTTGGTATCGGGCTCCTGAACTCTGTGGATCTTTTTTCTCCAAA TACACTCCTGCAATTGATATATGGAGCATAGGATGCATATTTGCTGAGATGCTTATAGGAAAACCACTATTTCCTGGAAAAAATGTGGTGCACCAATTGGATCTAATGACCGATATGCTTGGCACACCTTCTGCTGAATCCATATCAAAG ATTCGGAATGAGAAGGCAAGGAGGTACCTTAGTAGCATGCGTAGAAAGCAACCAGTTCCTTTCTCACATAAGTTCCCTAATGTGGATCCTCTTGCGCTTTGCTTACTTGAGCGCCTTCTTGCATTTGATCCAAAAGATCGCCCTACAGCTGAAGAA GCATTAGCTGATCCGTATTTTTATGGTTTGGCAAATGTGGATCGTGAACCAACCACCCAACCTATTTCAAAACTAGAATTTGAGTTTGAGAGAAGGAAACTAGCAAAAGATGATGTCAGAGAGCTGATTTATCGAGAG ATATTAGAGTATCATCCGAAGATGCTGCAAGAGTATCTTCGGGGTGGGGAGCAAACCAGCTTCTTGTATCCAAG TGGTGTTGATCGGTTCAAGCGACAATTTGCACATCTGGAGGAACATTATGGTAAAGGCGAAAGAAGTACTCCACTTCAAAGACAGCATGCTTCTTTGCCTCG TGAACGAGTTCCTGCTCCCAAGGAAGAGAAAGTTGCTGAAAATAATGATACGGTTTCAAAGTCTCGGTTCTCGGATGGTTCAGAAAACACAGATGCAGAAGGGGAAAATGGCCTTAGCAAACCCAACTCTAGTGCTCGTAGCCTATTGAAGAGTGCTAGCATTAGCGCCTCTAAGTGTGTTGTTGTGAAAGAGAAAAATGAATCAATG GAGCAAACTATTGCTGAAGCCGATGATGAGATAGTCGATGTCTTGTCTCAGAAGGTTGCAGCTATCAATGCGTGA
- the LOC108479431 gene encoding probable serine/threonine-protein kinase SIS8 has translation MKNILKKLHVSNQSEDIEGSSSSRSNKKSSDDVSSSPHSPENNNNSNNNKSLSALSSWLNSVANRKSPSPPSSSNLKKGETMEPSDSVSTSGSKAALDTGKGNSGSSNTRDPDVEEEYYQIQLAMELSAREDPEAAQIEAVKQISLSSCGPENTPAEVVAYRYWNYNSLNYDDKILDGFYDLYGILTGSASEGMPSLLDLQGTSVADNVSWEAVLVNRDSDANLLKLERKALEMTAKLRSESLAFVSSNLVQKLAVLVSEYMGGPVVDPDCMSRAWRSLSYSLKSTLDCMVLPLGSLTIGLARHRALLFKVLADSVGIPCRLVKGQQYTGSDDVAMNFVKIDDGREYIVDLMADPGTLIPSDADGSHVEYDDSFFSSGPLSRDIDSSHMASSTSGVGSSLEDGKGDFSACLNLSGATSSGEQSKESTGDFKTPSSMEKEPVRELPNRPIYPYVHARSPSWTEGISSPAVRRMQVKDVSQYVIDVAKENPQLAQKLHDVLLESGVVVPPNLFTGVYSEQLDTSNIEVRLPVEIKDENGKGTGPHNSKNQNDFRPSHCLPPLPHQKVHAKASSPHDQPEHLKSVEGLRVTCPVDTREVIGPPVLSQSEAASIQYATSVPVAAAAAAAAVASSMVVTAKRLGTDSNVELPVAAAAMAATSAAVMKQTDCNDGDANLAGCEHISKRGQDAWRVNSEGERMSDKSAGNDSSKSDNALDGVAECEIPWEEITLGERIGLGSYGEVYRGEWHGTEVAVKKFLDQDISGEPLEEYKSEVLIMKKLRHPNVVLFMGAVTRPPNLSIVTEFLHRGSLYRLIHRPNNQLDERRRLRMALDTARGMNYLHNCTPMIVHRDLKSPNLLVDRNWVVKVCDFGLSRMKHSTYLSSMSTAGTAEWMAPEVLRNEPSDEKCDVYSFGVILWELSTLQQPWKGMNPMQVVGAVGFQHRRLDIPDDIDPAIAEIIRKCWHTDPKLRPTFAEIMAALKPLLKPITNAQVPRSAISLSKGHERGKP, from the exons ATGAAGAACATTCTCAAGAAGCTGCATGTATCTAATCAATCTGAAGATATTGAAGGGTCGTCTTCATCAAGAAGCAACAAGAAGTCCAGTGATGATGTATCATCGTCTCCTCATAGCCCtgagaataataataatagtaataataacaaatCATTATCTGCTCTTTCTAGTTGGTTGAACTCAGTAGCTAATAGGAAAAGTCCAAGTCCACCATCTTCTTCAAATTTGAAGAAAGGGGAAACTATGGAACCTAGTGATTCAGTTAGTACTAGTGGTTCAAAGGCTGCTTTGGATACAGGAAAGGGCAATTCTGGGTCTAGCAACACTAGGGATCCTGATGTAGAAGAGGAGTATTATCAGATACAATTGGCTATGGAGTTGAGTGCTAGGGAGGATCCTGAAGCTGCTCAGATTGAGGCTGTTAAGCAAATTAGTCTAAGCTCTTGTGGTCCTGAGAATACTCCAGCTGAAGTTGTTGCATATAGATATTGG AATTATAATTCTCTTAATTATGATGACAAGATCCTGGATGGCTTTTATGACCTGTATGGAATTCTAACTGGATCTGCTTCGGAAGGAATGCCTTCACTCCTTGATTTGCAAGGGACATCGGTGGCAGACAATGTCTCTTGGGAAGCAGTTTTGGTCAATAGAGATTCTGATGCAAATTTGTTGAAACTTGAACGAAAAGCACTAGAGATGACTGCAAAGTTAAGGTCAGAATCTTTGGCTTTTGTAAGCAGCAATCTAGTGCAAAAGCTTGCAGTTTTAGTTTCTGAATATATGGGTGGACCAGTTGTGGATCCTGACTGTATGTCACGAGCCTGGCGAAGTCTTAGTTACAGTCTAAAATCTACCCTTGACTGCATGGTTTTGCCACTTGGTTCTTTAACAATCGGTTTGGCTCGTCATCGTGCATTGTTATTCAAG GTTTTGGCTGATAGTGTTGGCATTCCTTGCCGGTTGGTGAAAGGGCAACAATATACAGGTTCTGATGATGTGGCAATGAACTTTGTAAAGATTGATGATGGAAG GGAATACATTGTTGACCTAATGGCAGATCCTGGCACACTTATTCCTTCTGATGCAGATGGATCTCATGTGGAATACGATGATTCTTTCTTTTCCTCCGGTCCTTTGTCTCGAGACATTGATTCATCCCATATGGCCTCTTCTACCAGTGGGGTTGGCAGTTCACTTGAAGATGGAAAAGGAGATTTTAGTGCTTGTTTAAACTTGTCTGGAGCAACTAGTAGTGGGGAGCAATCAAAGGAATCTACGGGTGATTTTAAAACCCCATCTAGCATGGAGAAGGAACCTGTGCGAGAGCTTCCAAACAGACCTATTTATCCTTATGTGCATGCAAGATCTCCTTCCTGGACAGAAGGTATTAGCTCCCCTGCTGTACGTAGGATGCAGGTGAAAGATGTCTCACAGTATGTGATTGATGTTGCCAAGGAGAATCCGCAGTTAGCTCAAAAACTTCATGATGTGTTACTTGAGAGTGGTGTTGTTGTTCCTCCTAACTTATTTACTGGGGTTTATTCTGAGCAGTTAGATACATCAAATATTGAAGTGAGGTTGCCAGTTGAAATTAAGGATGAAAATGGAAAGGGCACTGGACCTCACAATAGTAAGAACCAAAATGATTTTAGACCTTCTCATTGCTTGCCTCCTCTACCCCATCAGAAAGTACATGCCAAAGCAAGCTCTCCTCATGACcaacctgaacatcttaaatctGTGGAAGGCCTAAGGGTCACTTGTCCAGTTGATACAAGGGAAGTCATTGGACCACCTGTATTGTCACAATCTGAAGCGGCTTCTATTCAGTATGCCACAAGTGTTCCAGTTGCTGCAGCAGCAGCTGCTGCTGCTGTTGCATCTTCAATGGTAGTCACTGCAAAAAGATTGGGCACAGATTCAAATGTTGAACTTCCTGTAGCAGCTGCTGCAATGGCAGCTACTAGCGCAGCTGTGATGAAGCAGACTGATTGTAATGATGGAGATGCTAACTTGGCTGGCTGTGAGCATATTAGTAAAAGGGGGCAAGATGCCTGGAGGGTAAATTCTGAAGGCGAGAGAATGTCAGATAAATCAGCTGGTAATGATAGTTCAAAGTCCGATAATGCTCTTGATGGTGTTGCAGAATGTGAGATACCTTGGGAGGAAATCACCTTGGGTGAACGAATTGGACTTG GATCATATGGTGAGGTTTATCGTGGAGAATGGCATGGGACT GAAGTTGCTGTAAAGAAGTTCCTGGATCAAGATATCTCTGGGGAACCACTTGAAGAATACAAAAGTGAG GTCCTCATCATGAAAAAACTCAGACATCCCAATGTTGTTCTCTTCATGGGAGCTGTAACTCGTCCTCCAAACCTTTCAATTGTAACAGAATTTCTTCATAG AGGTAGTTTGTATAGGTTAATTCACCGACCAAACAATCAATTGGATGAGCGGAGGCGTTTGAGGATGGCTCTTGATACG GCTCGGGGAATGAATTACTTGCACAATTGCACTCCAATGATAGTACACCGTGATTTGAAGTCCCCAAATCTTTTAGTAGACAGAAATTGGGTTGTAAAG GTCTGTGATTTTGGTTTATCACGGATGAAGCACAGCACATATCTATCATCAATGTCGACTGCAGGAACG GCTGAGTGGATGGCTCCGGAAGTACTACGAAATGAACCTTCCGATGAGAA GTGTGATGTTTATAGCTTTGGAGTTATCTTATGGGAGCTCTCTACCCTGCAACAACCATGGAAAGGAATGAACCCGATGCAAGTTGTTGGTGCTGTAGGATTTCAGCATCGTCGTCTCGATATTCCAGATGACATTGATCCTGCCATTGCAGAAATTATTAGAAAGTGCTGGCACAC AGACCCAAAATTGAGGCCGACATTTGCAGAAATTATGGCTGCTTTGAAGCCATTGCTAAAGCCTATAACAAATGCACAGGTACCTAGATCAGCTATATCTTTGAGTAAGGGCCATGAGAGAGGTAAGCCATGA
- the LOC108479711 gene encoding golgin candidate 2-like, with translation MANWISSKLKVAETLLQQIDQQAAESLKKNEKPLSDEIKIDTPTKTGGVVSLKDQLKKKPQENYDYQGKLFSDQNAKVSSNDDSNSNKAVNVPNLDKEVSSSRASLKPKTSLTDSDWTELLSTPSHGTGSLGNTRGNVVTGIRGLGKDARKKGKLGSNLLSLERKKNEKSDVSATKSVRRSDIVSGNKLNGKPNEGEESSSSGRASNNSVDIQNDGKTLEGLKLNHEVTDSISMVKLKDDMDEENGWQLDSGDLLSNAEGLSQSVSKNHLPPNMPELGNTDGVPDVNIGMPDAHDQLTTTVSEKSKSTGSSRSLVSNDVKRTPQPTSDGSSDSDSDSESSSGSESELEREERRRRKQRILAEQAAAKAIEAIKERENMVAKLEGEKQSLEKILVERAKQQAKEASELQTTMMEMMEAVELEKQKHNNTRMEALQRLAKLETRNADLARSLATAQKKLEVEINQIADLRQQIELKETAHEELKRRISSSHQSGTYPNQLAASKGIEFECEILEAEYSLVTDKIGRLQGKAKQLEASIELTRKEMEDPTEVEVELNRRLGQLTDRLIQKQAQVESLSSEKATLTFRIEAVSRMLDENSSVNTSDAASSDLESGTWDLSDSKLKPLFEDKIRSGKKQLGYIVKQLDAIFVAGAIFLRRNAAAKLWSLVYLVCLHFWVLYILMTHSRPSDEGRSGAVMSLENINNTASG, from the exons ATGGCAAATTGGATCTCCTCCAAGCTCAAAGTCGCTGAAACTCTCCTTCAACAG ATCGATCAGCAAGCGGCGGAGTCGCTTAAGAAGAATGAGAAGCCACTTTCTGATGAGATTAAAATTGATACTCCGACGAAAACAGGTGGGGTTGTGTCTTTAAAGGATCAATTGAAAAAGAAGCCGCAAGAGAATTATGATTATCAAGGGAAGTTATTCAGTGATCAAAATGCTAAAGTATCTAGTAATGATGATAGTAATAGTAATAAGGCAGTTAATGTTCCGAATCTGGACAAAGAGGTTTCGAGTTCGAGAGCTTCCTTGAAACCCAAGACTTCGCTTACAGATAGTGATTGGACTGAACTTCTTAGTACACCGAGTCATGGAACCGGTTCTTTGGGGAATACTCGTGGTAATGTGGTGACTGGGATTCGGGGATTGGGGAAAGATGCACGGAAAAAAGGAAAATTAGGGTCTAATTTGTTGTCGTTGGAAAGGAAGAAGAATGAGAAGAGCGATGTTAGTGCTACCAAGTCTGTGAGGAGATCAGATATTGTTTCTGGAAATAAGTTGAATGGGAAGCCAAATGAAGGTGAAGAATCGAGCTCTTCAGGGCGGGCTTCTAATAATAGCGTTGATATACAGAATGATGGTAAGACTTTGGAAGGGTTGAAATTGAATCACGAGGTCACTGATTCAATCTCTATGGTGAAACTGAAAGATGACATGGATGAAGAAAATGGTTGGCAATTGGATTCTGGAGACCTTCTGTCTAATGCTGAAGGGTTGTCACAATCTGTAAGCAAGAACCATTTGCCTCCAAATATGCCGGAATTGGGAAATACTGATGGGGTACCTGATGTGAACATAGGAATGCCTGATGCTCACGATCAGTTGACAACTACTGTAAGTGAGAAATCCAAGTCCACCGGTTCATCCAGAAGTTTAGTCTCCAATGATGTGAAAAGGACCCCTCAGCCAACAAGTGATGGAAGCTCTGATTCAGATTCTGATTCTGAATCTTCGTCTGGCTCTGAAAGTGAACTTGAGAGGGAggaaaggaggaggaggaagCAGAGGATTTTGGCTGAGCAAGCAGCAGCCAAAGCTATTGAAGCTATCAAAGAACGAGAGAATATGGTTGCGAAATTAGAGGGAGAGAAGCAGAGCTTAGAGAAAATACTTGTGGAAAGAGCCAAACAACAAGCAAAAGAG GCTTCAGAGCTACAGACAACTATGATGGAAATGATGGAAGCTGTTGAGCTAGAAAAGCAGAAACATAATAATACTAGAATGGAAGCCCTCCAGCGATTAGCAAAGCTAGAG ACCAGAAATGCTGATCTTGCAAGATCACTTGCTACTGCACAGAAGAAACTTGAAGTAGAG ATTAATCAGATAGCAGATCTTCGACAACAGATAGAGTTGAAAGAAACAGCCCATGAAG AACTGAAGAGGAGGATCTCTAGTAGTCATCAGAGCGGAACTTATCCGAACCAA TTAGCAGCTTCGAAGGGAATTGAATTCGAATGTGAAATACTTGAGGCCGAGTACTCTCTTGTCACCGATAAAATTGGACGGCTGCAAGGCAAG GCAAAACAACTGGAAGCAAGCATCGAATTGACAAGGAAAGAAATGGAGGACCCAACAGAAGTAGAAGTTGAGCTTAACCGAAGGCTCGGACAGCTAACTGATCGCTTAATTCAGAAACAAGCCCAG GTTGAATCTCTCTCTTCTGAGAAGGCAACATTAACGTTCAGAATTGAG GCAGTTTCAAGGATGCTGGACGAGAACAGTTCCGTGAATACAAGCGATGCAGCATCAAGCGATTTGGAATCTGGAACATGGGATCTTTCCGATTCGAAGTTGAAGCCTCTATTCGAGGACAAAATCCGTTCAGGCAAAAAACAACTCGGATATATAGTGAAGCAGTTAGATGCTATATTCGTGGCCGGTGCAATATTCCTAAGAAGAAATGCTGCAGCAAAACTCTGGTCTCTGGTCTACTTGGTATGCCTTCACTTTTGGGTCTTGTATATTCTGATGACACATTCCCGACCATCGGACGAAGGCCGATCTGGTGCTGTCATGTCCTTGGAAAACATTAACAACACTGCAAGCGGGTAA